In the Verrucomicrobiia bacterium genome, AAGTTTCCAAGGGCGAGCTGCGGGACCTGGTGAGGAAGGCCGTGCAGCTGCTTTCTCCCGACCATCGCGCCATCCTGGTCCTCCGCGAATGGCAGGGCCTGAGCTATGATGAAATCGCCGAGACGTTGAATATCGAACTGGGAACCGTGATGTCCCGGATCCATTACGCCCGCAAAAAACTGGGCGAAGTTTTGCAGAAGATGGGCGTCAATCCCAGAGAAGTGATGCACTGATATGGAAAACGAAAACCAGCCGGTCAGCAAACTCTATAAGGAAATGATGACCCGTGACCTGCGCGAAGTGGACCTCGCGGAGGAAAAGCGGCTTTTCATCGCGCGTCATTTCGAGGAAGCTCCGGCCTTTGTGTTCCGTCCCGAGCTCTTAGTCCCGGCCGGCGCCTTTGCTTTTTGCGCGCTGCTCCTCATGCGCGTATGGCCCTTGAGCGCGCCCCTGCCCGCGGCTCCCGAACAAACCGCCAGGGTCGCGGCGGAACAAGCGTCCGCGGCCGCTCCCGCGGCGGAGGCCGTCCCGGCGGAAGACCCGATGGCGCACCGCGTCTCGGTCGAGCGCGTTTCCAGCGATACGGGCATACCCGTTGTTTTTCAGAAGACGATCGACAATTCACCGGTCACCATCATCTGGGTGATTCCCCGCACGGACATTGTTCAGGGCGGGTGATAGTTCCAGTTGGATAAGGAAAGGGAGAAGATTATGAGAGGGATCCGACCTGAAACCGTTTGGGGCACTTTGTTTTTCATGGCCGTGCTGACGGCGCATCCCGGCATCTCTCCGGCCCAGAACGTCGAGAACGTGGACCTCACGTTCATCGTCGCGTCCAACGAAGGCACGGCCAATACCGTTGCCAATCCCAAGTACAACGAGCAGCTGAAAAAGATGTTTTCGTACAGCTCCTACGTCCAGTCGGGCGAGGTCAAGGATACGGTCGAGTTCAATAAACCCAAAACCGTGGCCGTCCCGGGGGACTATGAGCTGGAGCTGACCCTCAAAAACTGCGAGGAAGGCCGCTGCATCATGAGGGCGGTTATAAGGAAAGGCGGCAAAGACTACGTCGATACCATCATTTCCCTTATGAAACCCGGTGTTTTCCTCCTCGGGGGGCCTCGGGCGGACATGCGTGACCTAATAATTGTTATAGAAATGGGCTTTTAAAATGAATAGAATAAACCCCGGTTTCGTCCGTAACTTTGGCCTTATTTGTCGCAAGGGAGAGAGAAACGGCAAACAGCCGTTTCTCTTTTTTTCTGATATTTAAGGATATGATTTAAAAAGGTGTTAACGAAAGGAGTACTTTCCAATGAAGACGAAGTTTTCACTTTCGATCATGGCAATCCTGGCGATTGCGCTCCTAATCCCGGCCTCTCCTGTGCGGGCTGAGGACGCAAAAGCGCCTGCCCCCGCTCCCGCTGCCGGCGGCGCCTCGGGCGGCAAAGAGATCGTCATCGCAGATTTCGATACCGGCGACAAGCCCAACAATCTCGGCGGCGATTTCGGCGCTTGGGACAAAGACCCCAACGACGAAACGCAGGGCACGCAGATGTCCTTCGAACCGGATGACGCCCTCGGCGATCCTTCCGGTTACGCGATCCGCCTGGATTACGACGTTGATTCCCCGAATCCGGCTTATAACGGTTTCTGGATGAAACTCAACGGTGAAGACGCCACTGCCTACAACACCCTTAACTTCTACATCAAGGGCAGCGGCAATTTCTCCAAGCGCGTGAAGCTGGAACTCAAAGACATGACCAACAAG is a window encoding:
- a CDS encoding carbohydrate binding domain-containing protein, whose amino-acid sequence is MKTKFSLSIMAILAIALLIPASPVRAEDAKAPAPAPAAGGASGGKEIVIADFDTGDKPNNLGGDFGAWDKDPNDETQGTQMSFEPDDALGDPSGYAIRLDYDVDSPNPAYNGFWMKLNGEDATAYNTLNFYIKGSGNFSKRVKLELKDMTNKPSPYVVSGITDQWQKISVPFEKFRRITDWASMNEFVVVFDDINSNPKSGTILIDQVTMSKE